One segment of Brassica napus cultivar Da-Ae chromosome C3, Da-Ae, whole genome shotgun sequence DNA contains the following:
- the LOC111204439 gene encoding endochitinase CHI-like: protein MANNAKSTTKKHPLVLLTTLSVLILTVSKPVTSQNCGCASDFCCSKWGYCGQTEDYCGDGCREGPCQGGGGGGGGGGGGDAVSLEETVTPEFFNSIISQARDGCAGKGFYSHNAFIAAANSYPSFGSSISKREIAAFFAHVTHETEFMCYIEEIDGPAKAEDYCDKENTDFPCAPGKGYYGRGPIQLSWNYNYGQCGRDLNENILASPEKVAQDPALAFKTAFWFWTTNVKGKFNQGFGATIRAINGMECSGRNPATVEKRIGYFRDYCGKLGVEPGDNLSC, encoded by the exons ATGGCGAATAACGCCAAATCCACAACAAAAAAACACCCATTAGTCCTTCTCACAACTCTCTCTGTCTTGATCCTAACCGTTTCCAAACCAGTGACCTCCCAGAACTGCGGGTGTGCCTCTGACTTCTGCTGCAGCAAATGGGGTTACTGTGGTCAGACAGAGGACTACTGTGGCGACGGCTGTCGTGAAGGCCCTTGCCAAGGCGGTGGTGGCGGTGGCGGTGGCGGTGGAGGCGGAGACGCCGTTTCGCTTGAAGAAACGGTGACACCAGAATTCTTTAACTCTATAATAAGCCAAGCAAGAGATGGTTGTGCAGGTAAAGGGTTTTACTCTCACAACGCCTTCATTGCCGCAGCCAACTCCTATCCGAGCTTCGGTTCTTCCATCTCCAAACGCGAGATCGCTGCGTTCTTTGCTCACGTCACTCATGAAACAGAAT TCATGTGCTACATTGAGGAAATAGATGGACCAGCCAAGGCTGAAGACTATTGCGACAAAGAGAACACAGACTTCCCATGTGCACCAGGAAAGGGCTACTATGGTCGTGGTCCGATCCAGCTCTCCTGGAACTACAACTACGGTCAATGTGGCAGAGACCTAAACGAGAACATATTGGCTTCCCCAGAGAAAGTGGCTCAAGACCCAGCTCTTGCTTTCAAAACCGCTTTCTGGTTCTGGACCACTAATGTTAAGGGGAAATTTAACCAGGGCTTTGGAGCGACCATTAGAGCTATAAATGGTATGGAGTGTAGCGGAAGAAATCCTGCAACGGTCGAGAAAAGGATTGGATATTTCCGTGACTACTGTGGTAAGCTTGGAGTTGAACCTGGAGATAACCTCTCTTGTTAA